The Raoultibacter phocaeensis genome contains a region encoding:
- a CDS encoding phenylacetate--CoA ligase family protein, whose protein sequence is MYYQPDIETMPIEQLRELQLARMQWSVQHAFDNIEFYRASFEAAGVEPGDLKSLDDLAKFPFVVKQDMRDAYPFGLFAVGQRDVARIHASSGTTGQATVVGHTASDLKNWGDCFARGIYMVNGGPESTIQVSYGYGLFTGGLGAHAGGEAVGCSVIPTSSGNTKRQIQMMKDLGTDILACTPSYALLIADTAIEMGYDPAADFKISAGIFGAEPASESMREDIRTKLGIQYCDVYGLSEVMGPGVAMECAASNGLHVAEDHFFAEIVDPDTLKPLPDGEWGELVFTTLTRECCPLIRYRTRDVTRIIAEECSCGRTHRKIDRIVGRTDDMLIIRGVNVFPSQIEHVIVGFPEIAAQYQIVLSTKGPLDHVELQVETVPEFPFDEIRKLEELKGRLASELKSNLQIAVDIKIVEPKTIARSEGKAKRIVDLREGKQA, encoded by the coding sequence GTGTATTACCAGCCAGATATCGAGACCATGCCGATCGAGCAGCTCCGCGAGCTTCAGCTTGCACGTATGCAGTGGTCGGTCCAGCACGCCTTCGACAACATCGAATTCTACCGCGCCTCCTTCGAAGCGGCCGGCGTCGAACCGGGCGACCTCAAATCGCTCGACGATTTGGCGAAATTCCCGTTCGTGGTCAAGCAGGACATGCGCGACGCCTATCCGTTCGGGTTGTTCGCCGTGGGGCAGCGCGACGTTGCACGAATCCACGCCTCGTCGGGCACGACCGGCCAGGCAACGGTTGTCGGCCATACGGCAAGTGATTTGAAGAACTGGGGTGATTGCTTTGCCCGCGGCATTTACATGGTGAACGGCGGCCCCGAATCGACCATTCAGGTTTCGTATGGCTACGGGCTGTTCACCGGCGGTCTCGGAGCGCATGCAGGCGGCGAGGCGGTTGGCTGCTCGGTTATACCTACCTCGTCGGGCAACACGAAGCGCCAGATCCAGATGATGAAGGATCTCGGCACCGACATACTCGCGTGCACGCCCTCCTACGCGCTGCTCATCGCCGACACGGCCATCGAGATGGGCTACGATCCTGCAGCGGACTTCAAGATATCAGCCGGTATCTTCGGTGCCGAGCCCGCCTCCGAGAGCATGCGCGAGGACATCCGTACGAAGCTCGGCATCCAGTACTGCGACGTGTACGGGCTTTCCGAGGTGATGGGGCCAGGCGTCGCCATGGAGTGCGCCGCTTCGAACGGCCTCCATGTGGCCGAAGACCACTTCTTCGCCGAGATCGTCGATCCCGACACGCTGAAGCCTCTTCCCGATGGCGAATGGGGCGAGCTCGTGTTCACCACGCTTACCCGCGAGTGCTGCCCGCTCATCCGCTACCGCACCCGCGACGTGACGCGCATCATCGCCGAAGAGTGCAGCTGTGGACGCACGCACCGCAAAATCGACCGTATCGTGGGCCGCACCGACGACATGCTGATCATCCGCGGCGTGAACGTGTTCCCGTCCCAGATCGAGCACGTCATCGTAGGGTTCCCCGAAATCGCGGCGCAATACCAGATCGTCCTTTCCACCAAAGGCCCGCTCGATCACGTGGAGCTTCAGGTGGAAACCGTGCCCGAGTTCCCGTTCGACGAAATCCGCAAGCTCGAAGAGCTCAAGGGGCGCCTTGCCTCCGAGCTTAAGAGCAACTTGCAGATCGCCGTCGATATCAAGATCGTCGAGCCGAAGACGATCGCCCGGAGCGAGGGCAAGGCGAAGCGCATAGTGGACTTAAGAGAAGGGAAGCAGGCATGA
- a CDS encoding phenylacetate--CoA ligase family protein → MTNFADMPIFNRAIETAPRERIHEIQLEKLKAQVAWTYERVAWYREKLDELGVAPCDIKTLEDVRLLPFTDKAALRETFPYGLFAVPLDEVIELHSSSGTTGKPIVVGYNPHDMEVWAECIARLAQMAGVVPGDRAQMAFGYGMFTGGFGLHYGLQKLGCMLIPAGSGNTERHLTMMEDYGTTVLIATPSYAMHMCEVGEKLGFDWEASTLRVGLFGGEPCPPKLKQEIESRMHIVCTDNYGLTEVMGPGVSGECLASRDMQHIAEDHFLWEVVDPETGEPVAEGEEGELVLTPLDKQAIPVLRYRTHDLTRVICEPCACGRTHARMQKVRVRSDDMLIIRGTNVFPSQVEDVLAGIEGVTTHYRIVVETVGGLDSMTVMVELKPSAFTDSFEEMSNFTRRIADKLKAVLLVGVTVKLVEPGGIERSFGKTKHVEDKRLREA, encoded by the coding sequence ATGACGAATTTCGCCGACATGCCCATCTTCAACCGCGCAATCGAAACCGCTCCGCGAGAGCGCATCCATGAAATCCAGCTTGAAAAGCTTAAAGCGCAAGTAGCCTGGACCTACGAGCGGGTCGCGTGGTACCGCGAGAAGCTCGATGAGCTCGGCGTTGCGCCGTGCGACATCAAGACGCTCGAAGACGTGCGCCTTCTGCCCTTCACCGACAAGGCGGCGCTGCGCGAAACGTTTCCCTACGGACTTTTCGCCGTGCCGCTCGATGAGGTGATCGAGCTCCATTCGTCTTCGGGTACCACAGGCAAGCCCATCGTCGTCGGGTACAATCCCCACGACATGGAAGTCTGGGCGGAATGCATCGCGCGCTTGGCGCAGATGGCGGGCGTCGTTCCCGGCGACCGCGCCCAAATGGCGTTCGGCTACGGCATGTTCACGGGCGGCTTCGGCCTGCACTACGGGTTGCAGAAGCTCGGATGCATGCTCATTCCGGCCGGGTCGGGCAACACGGAGCGGCATCTTACCATGATGGAGGATTACGGCACCACGGTGCTCATCGCCACGCCGTCCTACGCCATGCACATGTGCGAGGTGGGCGAGAAGCTCGGCTTCGATTGGGAGGCGAGCACACTGCGCGTGGGCCTGTTCGGCGGCGAGCCGTGCCCTCCCAAGCTCAAGCAGGAAATCGAATCGCGCATGCACATCGTGTGCACCGACAACTACGGCCTCACTGAGGTCATGGGACCGGGTGTATCGGGGGAGTGCCTCGCCTCGCGCGACATGCAGCATATTGCCGAGGACCACTTTCTCTGGGAGGTCGTCGATCCGGAAACGGGGGAGCCGGTTGCCGAGGGCGAAGAGGGCGAGCTTGTGCTCACGCCGCTCGACAAGCAGGCGATACCGGTGCTGCGCTACCGTACGCACGACCTGACGCGCGTGATCTGCGAGCCATGCGCGTGCGGGCGTACCCATGCGCGCATGCAGAAAGTGCGCGTACGCTCCGACGACATGCTCATCATTCGCGGAACGAACGTGTTCCCAAGCCAGGTGGAAGACGTGCTCGCGGGCATCGAAGGTGTGACGACCCACTATCGCATCGTCGTCGAAACCGTCGGCGGACTCGACTCCATGACGGTCATGGTCGAGCTCAAGCCCTCGGCGTTCACCGATTCGTTCGAGGAGATGAGCAACTTCACGAGGCGCATCGCCGATAAGCTTAAAGCCGTTCTGCTTGTCGGCGTCACTGTGAAGCTCGTCGAACCGGGCGGCATCGAGCGCAGCTTCGGCAAGACCAAACACGTTGAAGACAAGCGCTTGCGGGAGGCGTAG
- a CDS encoding thiamine pyrophosphate-dependent enzyme, with the protein MELLSGNEAIAQGAWEAGARIGVAYPGTPSTETMEAFAEKEGVYAEWCPNEKVALEVGMGASAAGARVLATMKHVGVNVAADPLFTAAYTGVSGGVVILAADDPGMHSSQNEQDSRFYALAARMPMLEPSDSAEALAYTREAYDLSERFDVPFLIRSTVRISHTKTPVEPGPRTGHDLKPYGKDAGKWVMMPAFAKPRRKVQDARVAELKAWVEMCPYNTVTKGDPKIGIVCAGASYQHVIEAVPEASILKLGVTWPLPKEKLAAFASSVEAFYVVEEASDYLSTQIRSLGIEVSPVPGKPLPLDGELTPGMIRAAFDKEEAGHADAQADVPGRPPALCAGCPHRLVFKELARIKAIVTGDIGCYTLGALPPLSAMDTCVDMGASISMAHGFELALAEEKHRPVVAVIGDSTFAHSGLSSLINTVYNRGSGTVCILDNRTTAMTGQQGNPFNGITLQKRPTRELDLEGIIRALGVEDVATVDPHSMKDVRNALKQATESDGLSVIVFRAPCVLVDRVRKPAFAVTGDCRACGVCPTLGCPAISKDPETGVAAIDALMCIGCGQCAQYCAFSAIVPASDAREGGSDVR; encoded by the coding sequence ATGGAACTGCTATCCGGCAACGAAGCGATAGCCCAGGGGGCATGGGAGGCAGGTGCGCGCATCGGCGTTGCGTATCCGGGGACCCCCTCGACTGAAACCATGGAAGCCTTTGCGGAAAAGGAAGGCGTGTACGCCGAGTGGTGTCCGAACGAGAAGGTGGCGCTTGAAGTGGGCATGGGCGCCTCGGCGGCCGGTGCCCGCGTGCTCGCCACCATGAAGCATGTCGGCGTGAATGTGGCTGCCGACCCCCTGTTCACAGCTGCCTATACTGGAGTGAGCGGCGGCGTCGTCATACTCGCGGCGGACGATCCGGGCATGCACTCGTCGCAAAACGAGCAGGATTCCCGCTTCTATGCGCTTGCGGCGCGCATGCCGATGCTCGAGCCGTCCGATTCGGCCGAGGCGCTTGCGTACACGCGCGAAGCGTACGATCTGTCCGAGCGGTTCGACGTGCCGTTCCTCATTCGTTCGACGGTGCGCATCTCGCATACCAAGACACCGGTCGAACCCGGGCCGCGTACCGGGCATGATCTCAAGCCGTACGGGAAGGATGCGGGCAAATGGGTGATGATGCCCGCTTTCGCAAAGCCGCGCCGCAAGGTGCAGGATGCTCGGGTAGCTGAGCTCAAGGCATGGGTTGAAATGTGCCCGTACAATACGGTAACCAAAGGAGATCCGAAGATCGGTATCGTGTGCGCAGGGGCTTCCTACCAGCACGTGATCGAGGCTGTTCCCGAAGCGAGCATCCTCAAACTCGGAGTCACCTGGCCGCTACCCAAGGAAAAGCTCGCTGCGTTCGCCTCGTCGGTCGAGGCGTTCTACGTGGTTGAAGAGGCGTCAGACTACCTTTCGACGCAGATCCGCTCGCTCGGCATCGAAGTTTCGCCCGTACCCGGAAAGCCGCTGCCTCTCGACGGGGAGCTCACTCCCGGCATGATCAGAGCGGCGTTCGACAAAGAGGAAGCCGGCCATGCCGATGCGCAGGCCGACGTTCCCGGCCGTCCGCCGGCGCTCTGCGCCGGATGCCCGCACCGCCTCGTGTTCAAAGAGCTCGCGCGCATCAAGGCCATCGTCACGGGCGACATCGGCTGCTACACGCTCGGAGCGCTTCCGCCGTTATCGGCTATGGACACCTGTGTGGACATGGGCGCTTCGATTTCGATGGCCCACGGTTTCGAGCTTGCGCTTGCCGAGGAGAAGCATCGTCCCGTCGTCGCCGTCATTGGGGATTCGACGTTCGCGCATTCGGGCTTGAGTTCGCTTATCAATACGGTGTACAACCGCGGATCGGGAACGGTGTGCATCCTCGACAACCGCACGACTGCCATGACAGGCCAGCAGGGCAACCCCTTCAACGGCATCACCTTGCAGAAGCGCCCCACCCGTGAGCTCGACCTCGAGGGAATCATCCGCGCGCTCGGTGTCGAAGATGTGGCCACCGTCGATCCCCATAGCATGAAAGACGTGCGCAACGCTCTTAAGCAGGCGACGGAGTCCGACGGTCTGTCAGTCATCGTGTTCAGGGCCCCGTGCGTGCTCGTCGACCGCGTGCGCAAGCCGGCCTTCGCCGTAACCGGCGATTGCCGCGCATGCGGCGTGTGCCCGACGCTCGGCTGCCCGGCCATTTCAAAAGATCCGGAAACGGGCGTTGCCGCCATCGACGCGCTCATGTGCATCGGGTGCGGCCAATGCGCCCAGTACTGCGCGTTTTCGGCTATCGTGCCCGCGTCTGATGCGAGGGAAGGAGGCAGTGATGTCCGCTAA
- a CDS encoding FHA domain-containing protein, translated as MSDNCPICSNPLPTGAAVCPTCGFKLLGSTQSFAPLEFSGRDVVCSAPKPPANASLRIVRGPQIETVFKLGETELTIGRSPRCDIFLNDMTVSREHAAIAPDGAGYRISDANSYNGVWINNESIESAVLADGDIVQIGVFCLLYQVGPEA; from the coding sequence ATGAGCGATAATTGTCCGATCTGCAGCAATCCTTTGCCAACGGGTGCTGCCGTATGCCCGACGTGCGGGTTCAAGCTGCTTGGATCGACGCAGAGCTTTGCCCCGCTCGAGTTCAGCGGCCGAGATGTGGTTTGTTCCGCTCCGAAGCCGCCCGCGAATGCGAGTTTGCGCATCGTGCGCGGACCCCAGATCGAAACCGTGTTCAAACTCGGGGAAACCGAACTGACCATCGGGAGAAGCCCCCGATGCGACATATTCCTCAACGACATGACCGTATCGCGCGAACATGCTGCAATCGCCCCTGACGGCGCTGGGTACCGCATTTCGGATGCGAACTCCTACAACGGCGTTTGGATCAACAACGAGAGCATCGAGTCGGCTGTGCTTGCAGACGGCGATATCGTTCAGATCGGCGTGTTCTGCCTGCTGTACCAGGTGGGTCCCGAGGCATAG
- a CDS encoding D-alanyl-D-alanine carboxypeptidase family protein produces the protein MTNGYAHLKKQPFTWYASFLACVLALTLALSAAVPSGAFADVRKADVVLGLSVDSRGLSVAQCPSIDAEYALVMDAAGTVYFERNATDPTQIASITKIMTALVALESAPLDTVVVTSARAATVGESSASLIEGDTMTLDVALKALLLSSGNDAAIAIAESVGKVIAGDSNMGGDEAYAVFIDRMNTRAAELGCIDTVFENPHGLDDGIWKGSHHSCASDVGLMAQAAMKDEVFRTIVATPNETITVTRADGTKADLYLESTDEMLKNGFDGACGIKTGFTALAGPSFAGAANRDGDEMYAIVIHSTSEAQRFTDAQTLLDWVYEHTDDYRLINAHMTTVSNVNGSAEVPVVAEVAHTEWIDCTVKATVADPEQTIDIFDLNGNISQSVEYETITGNVHAGEKVGTLTFKQRNEVMATVDLIAAEDVEAPDLFQGIGVWWDRLFRGFSGQPSVAESVLLNETPLVIDKTSAQ, from the coding sequence TTGACTAACGGGTACGCACATCTCAAGAAACAACCCTTCACCTGGTACGCGAGCTTCCTAGCTTGCGTACTTGCATTGACGCTCGCTCTGTCGGCGGCCGTGCCCTCGGGTGCGTTTGCCGATGTTCGGAAAGCAGACGTCGTATTGGGCCTCAGCGTCGATTCGCGCGGGCTTTCGGTGGCGCAATGCCCGAGCATCGATGCCGAATACGCGCTTGTCATGGACGCGGCAGGCACCGTGTACTTCGAGCGCAACGCAACCGATCCGACCCAGATCGCCTCGATCACCAAGATCATGACCGCGCTCGTCGCCCTTGAAAGCGCCCCGCTCGACACTGTCGTCGTCACAAGCGCCCGAGCGGCTACGGTCGGCGAATCGTCGGCTTCGCTCATCGAAGGCGATACGATGACGCTCGACGTCGCGCTCAAAGCGCTGTTGCTCTCTTCGGGCAACGATGCGGCCATCGCTATCGCCGAAAGCGTCGGCAAGGTGATCGCGGGCGACTCGAATATGGGAGGCGATGAGGCGTATGCGGTCTTCATCGACCGCATGAACACCCGCGCAGCCGAGCTCGGCTGCATCGATACGGTATTCGAGAACCCCCATGGCCTCGATGACGGCATCTGGAAGGGAAGCCATCACAGCTGTGCCTCCGATGTGGGGCTTATGGCCCAGGCGGCTATGAAGGACGAGGTGTTCCGCACCATTGTGGCAACGCCCAACGAGACCATCACCGTTACCCGCGCTGACGGTACGAAGGCCGATCTGTATCTTGAGAGCACCGACGAGATGCTCAAGAATGGTTTCGACGGCGCCTGCGGCATCAAGACCGGTTTCACCGCGCTTGCGGGACCGTCGTTTGCGGGTGCTGCGAACCGCGACGGGGACGAGATGTACGCCATCGTCATCCACTCCACGTCCGAAGCGCAGCGTTTCACCGATGCGCAGACCCTTCTCGACTGGGTCTACGAGCATACTGATGACTACAGGCTCATCAACGCGCACATGACGACGGTGTCGAACGTGAACGGTTCCGCCGAGGTGCCCGTGGTGGCCGAGGTGGCGCATACGGAATGGATCGACTGCACCGTGAAGGCGACGGTGGCGGATCCCGAGCAGACGATCGACATATTCGACCTGAACGGCAACATTAGCCAATCGGTTGAATACGAAACGATCACCGGCAACGTGCATGCGGGCGAGAAGGTGGGTACGCTTACCTTCAAGCAGCGCAACGAGGTCATGGCGACGGTGGACCTCATCGCCGCTGAAGACGTCGAGGCGCCCGACCTGTTTCAGGGGATCGGCGTATGGTGGGATCGCCTGTTCAGAGGTTTCTCGGGACAGCCCAGCGTTGCCGAGAGCGTGCTTCTCAACGAGACGCCGCTTGTGATCGATAAGACCAGCGCACAGTAA
- a CDS encoding ACT domain-containing protein — MISQLTVFLENEKGRLASACRTIADAGINMSALFLADTTDFGVARIFCDTPEAAADALEQAGYRATLTPVLAVKVPNRPGGLADLLEFFNENDVNIEYGYCFSVNQDYAIDVLKVSDHSIEDALGEAGFEPVAPEEIYAID; from the coding sequence ATGATTTCTCAGCTGACGGTATTCCTCGAGAACGAAAAAGGCCGCTTGGCCAGCGCATGCCGCACCATCGCCGATGCGGGCATCAACATGAGCGCACTGTTTTTGGCCGATACGACCGATTTCGGAGTGGCCCGCATATTCTGCGATACGCCCGAAGCGGCAGCCGATGCGCTTGAGCAGGCGGGATACCGCGCAACGCTCACGCCCGTCCTCGCCGTCAAGGTTCCCAACCGCCCAGGCGGGCTCGCCGATCTGCTCGAATTCTTCAACGAGAACGACGTGAACATCGAGTACGGCTATTGTTTTTCCGTTAACCAAGACTACGCCATTGACGTGCTCAAGGTGAGCGACCATAGTATTGAGGACGCATTGGGAGAAGCGGGCTTCGAGCCTGTAGCACCGGAGGAAATCTACGCAATTGACTAA
- the gluQRS gene encoding tRNA glutamyl-Q(34) synthetase GluQRS codes for MGFCEAPSPVGRFAPSPTGRMHAGNVFAALMAWLVAKSQGGEIVLRIEDLDRERSKPEFIDSIMRDFEYLGLTWDRGPYFQSDRTDAYEAAFHDLEARGLLYPCFCTRADLHAASAPHRGEKTVYPGTCSRLTAEECIERARKRRPAERLVVPDEDFAFTDLIQGPYRQNLASECGDFLVRRSDGAFAYQLAVVLDDADEGVNSVVRGVDLLCSTPQQLYLQDLFGFEHPAYAHIPLITGERDRRLSKRDRDADMEALRTRFKTPEALIGHIAGLAGIVGTCEPVALDELLERFDLAPLAGVIQVQWR; via the coding sequence GTGGGTTTTTGCGAAGCGCCGAGCCCGGTTGGCCGGTTCGCCCCGAGTCCGACCGGGCGCATGCACGCGGGAAACGTGTTCGCGGCGCTCATGGCATGGCTTGTGGCCAAGTCGCAGGGCGGCGAGATCGTGTTGCGCATCGAGGATCTCGATCGCGAGCGGTCAAAACCGGAGTTCATCGACTCCATCATGCGCGATTTCGAGTATCTGGGGCTTACCTGGGATCGCGGTCCGTACTTCCAAAGCGACCGGACGGATGCCTACGAAGCGGCATTTCATGATCTCGAAGCCCGAGGCCTTCTGTACCCGTGCTTCTGCACGCGCGCCGACCTTCATGCAGCTTCCGCGCCGCATCGGGGCGAGAAAACGGTTTATCCGGGCACGTGTAGCCGCCTTACGGCCGAGGAATGCATCGAGCGTGCGCGCAAGCGCAGGCCCGCAGAACGGCTTGTCGTGCCCGATGAGGATTTTGCGTTCACCGATCTGATCCAGGGGCCGTATCGCCAAAACCTTGCTTCGGAGTGCGGTGACTTCCTTGTTCGGCGCTCTGACGGAGCGTTCGCCTATCAGCTCGCCGTCGTGCTCGACGATGCCGACGAAGGCGTGAACTCAGTCGTGCGTGGCGTCGATCTTTTGTGCTCGACGCCTCAGCAGCTCTACCTGCAAGATCTGTTCGGTTTCGAGCATCCCGCCTACGCGCATATTCCCCTCATCACAGGCGAGCGCGACCGTCGCCTGTCAAAACGCGACCGCGATGCCGATATGGAAGCGCTGCGGACGCGCTTCAAGACTCCCGAGGCGCTCATCGGCCACATCGCCGGGTTAGCGGGCATCGTCGGTACGTGCGAGCCTGTCGCGCTCGACGAGCTTTTGGAGCGGTTCGATCTCGCTCCGCTTGCAGGCGTCATCCAGGTGCAATGGCGCTGA
- a CDS encoding amino acid-binding protein, protein MSVSQISIFLESQPGHLKRVLEMFEAESISVRGYSASDTGDYGIVRFIVDDPERAITALEASGAAAAKTEVLVARLTDKPGELARLVGVMADCGINVIYSYSLISTYIALSVKDIAAAERLLADQPIELIGQDDLRKPVEVGA, encoded by the coding sequence ATGAGCGTCTCGCAGATCAGCATCTTCCTCGAAAGCCAGCCGGGCCACCTGAAGCGCGTACTCGAGATGTTCGAGGCCGAGTCGATCAGCGTGCGCGGCTACAGCGCATCCGATACCGGCGACTACGGGATCGTCCGCTTCATCGTCGATGATCCCGAGCGGGCGATCACCGCGCTCGAGGCATCGGGTGCGGCCGCTGCGAAAACCGAGGTGCTCGTGGCAAGGCTCACCGACAAGCCGGGCGAGCTCGCACGCTTGGTCGGCGTCATGGCCGACTGCGGTATCAACGTCATCTACAGCTATTCGCTCATCTCCACCTATATTGCGCTCAGTGTAAAAGACATTGCGGCAGCCGAGCGTCTGCTCGCCGACCAGCCGATCGAGCTCATCGGCCAAGACGATCTCAGAAAGCCCGTCGAGGTGGGAGCATGA
- a CDS encoding indolepyruvate oxidoreductase subunit beta has translation MSANQTNATTVLLCGVGGQGTILAADLLAKTAIAAGLSVKLSEVHGMSQRGGAVTTIVRFGESVPSMVTDLGCADRIVAFETTEALRNLPYLKEGGLLLVNDESIKPLPVLTGSASMPQRARERLLEAGAHLIEAGSLAVQAGSAKSANVVLLGALAAGMAFDPAVWEEQIALRVPPRTVDVNIAAFRAGMQSQGVRA, from the coding sequence ATGTCCGCTAATCAAACGAATGCCACCACGGTGCTTCTCTGCGGCGTCGGCGGACAGGGCACCATCCTCGCCGCCGATCTGCTCGCGAAGACGGCCATAGCGGCTGGCTTGTCGGTAAAGCTTTCGGAAGTGCACGGCATGTCGCAGCGCGGCGGTGCGGTGACCACGATCGTGCGGTTCGGCGAAAGCGTGCCGTCCATGGTGACCGATCTCGGCTGCGCCGATCGCATCGTCGCGTTCGAGACGACCGAGGCGCTTCGCAATCTTCCGTATCTGAAAGAAGGCGGCTTGTTGCTTGTGAATGACGAGTCGATTAAACCGCTTCCCGTGCTTACGGGCTCAGCCTCCATGCCACAACGGGCTCGAGAGCGGTTGCTTGAGGCAGGGGCGCATCTCATAGAGGCGGGAAGCCTTGCCGTCCAAGCGGGAAGCGCCAAATCCGCCAACGTGGTGCTGCTCGGCGCTTTGGCTGCAGGTATGGCATTCGATCCTGCCGTATGGGAAGAGCAGATCGCCTTGCGCGTTCCGCCCCGTACCGTCGATGTCAATATCGCCGCATTTCGTGCCGGCATGCAGTCTCAAGGAGTGCGCGCATGA